TACCTACCTCACCTCATCTTAATTTATTCTTCACCAAAAAAATTTCCTATTTTGTTGCCTATTATCTACTTAGTAATATCACTTCCTATATTATCAGCGACATATCTGATTAATGTTACTACAAGAATATAATAGAAATATAtttgaaattaagaataaaattgaaaGTAAACGTAAAACTTAAAAAGATTTTGTTTGTTGAGGAGTAGCAATAGATAAACATTCTAATAATTGTGGATGACAGGGGATGGATCAATCTCATGATGACCTTCTGAAGACAGTTCATTCTACAGTTTTGCAGGGGAAAACGGATCGGACGGCATAAAAATGTGCTAACTGCTAAGTGCCTTTTACTTTTGTTATTTTGTAAAATTTCTCTTATATATGTAGCATGTTTATATTTTGCATATAAAAATCACAGGGACCTAGTTTCATCGTTTTTGGTTACATGGACCTAGTTCCATTCTATTGCATCAGAATAGAGACATTATTATTGATGTTGCTTAACTTTACAttcagtatttttattttatctatgtTGCATAGATACGGGTACTATACCTTGATCCATATGAAAATAGGTATGTGATACAATTTTTTTGGAAAAAGTTATTgtaaattttataatttctttttaaaagtacgttataattttcttttaataaaatttttgtgTGTCAAATTCAACAGCAGTATAGTAATATAAACTCTAATAATCaagctaaattaaaataaatattttaataggCTAAATAGTCCATTTcacattttaaaataaatattaataaatgaGTATTAATAAATGAGTAAGGCTAACTCATACAACACTTCTCTTGAATGTACTTCATATGCATGGAAAtattgccaatgagttatagctcaaatggtatagtcttCTCGTACTCATTTAAGAGGTCGCACGAGATTGTAACACAAAAACATAATTCCACCATAACCtcatcttttttatatttttattcagcCTTAGACATAAGGTTAACATGGGAAAAAAGGTTAACAAAAAAGAATAATTTCGAATGTTGTTACAGACCCCTTTTTGTTGATTCATTTACAATTGGAGATAAGGCATAATTAACTCTGAACAATATTGATCTAATCTAAAACATACATGCTATGATCAAAATGAAATCACAAAGTGTAAGAGGAGTGGGGGGTGTGTGTATTGAAGATGGAAAGGGAAAAATCAACAAATTAAAGTTGAGAAATGTGTTATATTCTGTCTTTCAGAAAACACCCTCCAACTAGTGTGTAGAAATCAGTGTTGCCGGTTAGTGCTGGTCATTTTTTGAAATCTAAACCTTGTCCTCTACAaaaactctgaagaggaaatcgCGAAACCGTCTAGAGTATAGCCTTGGATCGACGGCGGAGATGGAGGTGGGATCGTACTGGAACGATTTGTAAGCGTGCTCGATCTTTTTACTTATGTCATAGTCTTGTAATATGTCTATAATGCCAAAGAAAATGATGATGTCATATAACTCCCCTGTTGGTTCTCCAACCAGCTGAGGAGTCTCACTAACGCTACTTCTTCGCATTGTAGATTCAGCTCGTGCTGGCATGCTTATTCCTAAGTGAATCCACCTAATACAAGACAAGTAATGCAAATATTTTCAGACAAGGTAACAATTTTGATAGCAAAATCTTGCCTATGGCTTTAGTATCAATAACAAGGGTGAACAAAATTTTAAGTATAAAAAATTAAGAGCAAATGTCCTTTCCAGCCTCTGATTGAAAATTTCTAATCAATCTTTAACCATTTCAATAATTGGTCTAAGTGGCTCTTGTTATTGGACTAAGCAGCCCTGATGTATAGGCAGTTCACCAGTTACTTGAATTGTTAAGGACCAATTAGAAACTTTCGAATGGTAAAAGAGCAATTTGTCCTTCAAACAAATGATCAAGAATCGAAAAGGACATAAATGCGAAAAAATGCAGAAATTAAACTTTTATCCAAGttaaaattaaattgtattatAATATTTAGAGTAAAGTGACAGTTAGTTTTCTAAAGATTTTGATTTTGGACTAATTGGcccttaaagaaaaaaaataccaatTTGATTTTTTAACATAGCAAACCGGGGACACATGATGTCTTTCTCTCAATTTATCAATTAAAACTTAATGGTAATGCTTATATATACTGTTAATTACTATGACGTGTCTATCTATAAAAGATAATAATGTAAATAACAACTTTTGGAACGAAACTTCACttgtttttatataatttatgatAAATAGAGAACAGTTGATAAAGAGTAtatgaaaattcaaaagataaTAAATGTTTCACTGTCCAACTAAATCGTTTTCATGCTCATGTGACAGTAACAAGACATGCACCACTGTAAATAACGAAATACATGAACAATTTTATTTCATTTGGCACTATTTATTGACAGAAGGACATACATGTCCACCAATTACTATCTTAGAGGACCTAATTGATACTTTTTTTTCTTCGAGGACTAATTAGTCCAAAATCAATATCTTCAAAAATCTAATGTTCACTTTACTCTAATATTTATATTGAATCAGTAAAACAGTAAATGAAACTAATATTGTAGTTACCGATTAGGATCTGTTGCAAGGGGATCGACGTCCACTCCAAAAAGGCGAAGGGCTCCATCATCGAAATTATTACCACTCCCTACAACACAGCTTGATGTATTTAGGAAACATTCAAGTTCAAAATAACTTAAGAAAATCCATGCAAGACAAGGCATAACCAGTTGGGGTTCGAGTGCCTGAACTGCGGCCAGAAGAAGGCGTAACATTTTCACCACACGATATTCCCCGAAAGTGAAGACCAACCAACAAGCTATAATCCATAATCCTCTCCTGCTCAAGAAAGTCACAGTCCCTATCCACTTGCCTGCGTTCAAAACTTATATCAAATGTATAACCTTACTTTACTCTCATAGCATCAAACTATTCCAGTTATGGGCCGTAAAAATGCATAATTGAAAATCTATATTAAATCTATTTACATTGACTGTGTATATAAATTACTGATAATGTTACAAAACCAatacaatttattatttttgactaGNNNNNNNNNNNNNNNNNNNNNNNNNNNNNNNNNNNNNNNNNNNNNNNNNNNNNNNNNNNNNNNNNNNNNNNNNNNNNNNNNNNNNTTTTATGATTAACATTTAGTGTATACGTAATATAATTATACGTGTTACCCATGCAACGCAGAGTGACAAATACCTGCAAAATTCTTGAAACCAAGCCTTCCGCaatcgaaataaataatttagatcAAGGTCCTTGAGTGTTACGGTAGGATCTACTTCAGATTCAGGCTTATCAGTTGTTCGACCAAAGGTTGAACCTTTTAAGTCAAAGCGCCTATGGATGGGGTACTGTGAACAGAATAGATTTCCCATGATGACAAATCGAACCTGAAATTTATACTACATAATCAATATACCTTTCTCCCTAGTGATTATTCCAAGAATTTAATTTGACGCATTGTTAGCGTAAAACCGTTTTATAAAATaacaattttttatattaatagtgTGAATAATTTTCTAACAAATAGTGTAATTTGATAAATGTATATAAAATGTTTTATATTAttagtgcattaaaattaaattcttattctAATGTAAAAAGATTTTACACACCTTGGCATTACCTTTTTTTGAGCTGTTCCCGTTAATCTAACACAATGGAGGCCGAAAAACTTGGTGACTAAAGTGTTCTCAAAAGCTCTAACATGTTTGTAGTAACCAGGCAACATTCTAAGAAAAacctacattcatgttatgaatTCATCATTCACTAgagaaataacataaaaaaacaaAGCAATATTATTTGAAGACTTGCATCAAAGGCAATTCTTTTCTGAACATATAGTGCCTACTCCGTCCCTACAGTATCATTTTAGTTGTCTAATTTTAAAcaataatagaaaaatattaaaCTTATAGAAAACGATGATGTAATTGAATAAATTGTCCTTAGCATATAGAAGAACATTTAATAGGATTGAGAAAATGTACTGTCAAAATGAGTTATATCGAATAAGAGTATAAGTGGTAAAATGACAAATAATGTTACCTAAAATTCCTAAATAGACAATTATTAGTAGAAAAGTAAATATTTAAACAGTAATATTAAGGAGATAATAATTTAAAGTTATCTTTAATTTAATNNNNNNNNNNNNNNNNNNNNNNNNNNNNNNNNNNNNNNNNNNNNNNNNNNNNNNNNNNNNNNNNNNNNNNNNNNNNNNNNNNNNNNNNNNNNNNNNNNNNNNNNNNNNNNNNNNNNNNNNNNNNNNNNNNNNNNNNNNNNNNNNNNTGTGACTTTAAGAttattagttaaatttttttttatataaaacataaaatttaaatttttattatatttattattctaAATATATTCTTAAACACATGTTAGTTAAATCCAATTTAAAATTGGACATTTAATTGATACTTATAGAAATAGTAATTACTTATATATTTATTTGATAGTGATAATTACTGGATATTTAATTGCTCATTGTCAATCCAATATTGAATTGACAGCATAAGATAATTTCCTCATTCTAGCTTAActaaaagggaactcactttacATTCTGCTTTCTTCATGGTCTTGATCATGTATCGGTCATCATGGGTTAAATAAAAAAAGCTACCACTTTTTCCTGGCGATGAGAGTTCCCGAAGGGCATCATTCCCACATAACGATAACATATAATCAGCTGGATCAACCTTGAACAATTTTCTTAGAGCCCTGCAAATTTTAAATATGCAATAAACTATGAGTTATCATGATCGATGAATCCGAACaaacaaataatatttatttaacaCAATAATTTGCAAGAACACACTTAACAAGGTGTTACAATCTGATGTGATCATGGTTCACATAactaacataaaattttttaataaaaacgtAAGGACAGTCAAATACAGCTTTATGGTATCCTTAAAAATCTCACCTAAACACTACCGGACAATAGTCTTTCCATTTAAACTCGCAAGATGAGTGAGGTGGTGTGTATTTGGACCCTTCTGATGGAAACTTTGTCCATACTTTTTCTTTGGGATCAAATGCAGAAGATTTTAGATCAAGAGATGTACTAGGAGCAGGTCTTCCAACAGCATGTCTGTGCTATGGCACAAGAAATTAATAACCACACAGTTAAAATTAGAATCATGTAAAGGAACAGATATTTTTCCATAATAAAATATGCTGATGCATATTTGCTAGTAGCCTGAGATGGATAGAAATGTTTTTGTAACGTTTAATGCTAAAAagatctaatttttgaaatttaagaaGCACATGGGAGAAGAAAAAGGCACGATCAGTACCTGATACCTAGTTGCAAATTTAGCATGAGTTCATAATTCTTATGACCTTTAGCTATAGTCTCTCCTTGGCGTTTAGGGGGCTTAAGCCTGAAATTGGGAGCTCTTGGAAGCGAAGGATCAACAAGAGGACTTCCCAAACTACTTCCATCATAAGAGTAAGAAGAACCATCTTCAGAGCTATAATTACTAAGCCTTCCGTCGACGGATTTCCACCTCGGCCGCTCGCAGGCGTCGCTCTTCTTAAACGTcggttcctcctcctcctccaagcCGGCCGGATTCAACGTCTTGTGCGAAGGGTAAATAGCCACCTTCTCGCACGGCCACAACCTGCATTCATCCAAATCAACTGAATAAAGCTCTTGAGGATCCCATTCCAAGTTTCCAGCACAAGATCCTGATGGATAATAAGTCCCACTCTGTTCCTTTGGATCCTTACTCCAAACCCCAACATAGAAGCTTCCATCGCCCCAGCGGAAGGTTCCGTTCCCTTTGGGCAAGCCCTCCTCCCAACAACCATCATACCTATTCCCATTGCTCCACATCATTGTCCCATTCCCTGAGAACAAACCATGCCTCCATTGACCAATGTAATGGTTCCCATTCTTCCATTGATACCTACCATGACCACTTTGCATCCCTTTCCTCCATTCCCCATCATAGAAATCCCCATTGGGAAAACTTTGAGTCCCATTTCCATGTCTCAAATCCATTACCCAACAACCCTTATAAGTATCCCCAGATGAACCAATATAAGTACCCTTACCATCCATATGACCATCTTTGAAATCACCCTCATAGGTTGCACCACTAGGCCAACTAAACCTACCCTTACCCATGGTTTTACCCTTTTGCCATTCCCCAACATACATGCACCCATCTGTCCATAGGTACTTACCTTGCCCATGGGGGAGGTTATCAAGGCAATTTCCAGTGTAGAAGTCGCCATTGGACAGGATTTTCTCAACATGGGTTCCAgattcttctcctcctcttttcaTTGTCCCGATTCCGAATCCGAACCCGAACCCTCGGTCATGGCTTGAATTCaaatcatcatcgtcatcatcaacaTGGGCAACAGACATTGGTGTGAAAATGCTCTTTGCCCTTCTTTTTGGACCAGCTGATTTTCTAACTGCTGCTTCCCAAGCCTTTACAATTTGGTTTTGCTCTTTGTTCATTCTTCTCGTGACGCATAAACTTTTTTAACCTTCTCTTTACGTTCACATTCACATCCTTGATTTTTCCTATTCTTCTTAACCTTCTTTACCACCCACCATTGCAACTGCATTGCCACCATCAAGATAGAATATGAAAATCAAGGAGAAATGTTTATACAGAGAAGAGTTTCAAAATGCATCTTGAGTTTCTGCTATAGTAAAATCAAAGGAACAATTATCTTTTTTCCTTCTAGCCCAGAATTTGGCTCCTTATTTGGTTATGGTAATAGGTTGTATTCAGATtttgaaagaaaagaaagtagATCCTGTTAGAATGGTAGTGCAAAAGAGGTTGGTTGGAATCACTAACTgacttttgttttttcttttcttttttttattttttatttttttatttttttattttttaagttgcattttattttctttattttattcttttttctcaatttttctcttttttttttccttaattttttttcttttggacgGAAGATAGTTGActgttttttgtttatttacttttttcaGATTGTGTAGATTGAGAAGACGTAAGACATCATTCTATTGATTCCGAATTTGTCTCCTAAAAATAATAGTAGACTTTAAAATAGACGAATGAGAGGATTCGAGAGGTTGTCAATGCCAATTTTAGCAACATGCTCCTAAATTTAGTTGATTTATTAAATTCTTCCCCTcacatgtttaattttttttttagaaaaagaaaattctgTTTATATTTTTTGTGAATTCTTGTAAATTGGAGAGAGGGGGATTAATTCAATTAAGAgtgtaatgaattttttttatttggtggTTGTATGAATGAGTGTATTATTATTATCTTGAGTTTATTGACAATATAATGGTTCAAtcacattttttttatgataattatTTATGCAGTTAATGTCAAAAGcaatttattaaatataaatataaaattattttatattggtagtagattaaaattaaattttttatatatatatatatatataatattctaataattttttatacaacataatatttaataatattattacatatataattttacatttttaattaaatgagttaaatattataaaataaaattaaacacataattatactaaataatatTTGCCactttattcaaatttttttctaataagataataaaattttaattttaatatactacCAATATAAATATTTATAGAATTATTATGAGATTTTTTTACTCAATTACTATTAATTTTAGAATTAATTACTTAAATACCACTCTTTTAAATCATATGATTTATTTTTATACAATAATAAACCATTtcattttatagaaatttttatGTTTCTTAAAGTGTTTCTCAAAGATGGTTTTGTACTATTTTGGTTTGGCTAATTATTTTTTAAGGTTGAACTCCCTACCAAATAATATACATATTTGTGATGAAAACCTACGATgatttcagtggctaagagaagggggttgaatcttagccccctttttgcttgctaacacttgctggacttagaggagacttttctgtttttagctcaTCACTtcacacgagactttttcttttgtctcgtccctagccacgagacttttctttttgtctcgtcacttggcacgagatatttttggattttgctcctgtgcagtagaaacaaaAATGGACggagtagaaaagagaagaagattacacccagatatatcctggttcagctgctaagtgcagtgcagcctacatccagtctccatcacaaacatgatggaatttcactataatcaatatgattacaaactgtaaagtgctaacccaacttacaaggggattcccacagaatcatgaaacacaacatagatgaacaaaggaactctaagatatctatggctttttcttttaattttgcactctctgcctttttccgctctatggctttttcatacaaaccttactgtttgcctttttccatgagactcaagacatgacaaaattaaatagaaaaatacttaaacaaaatacattgaaggagaagagaaaactgttagctcaggtagctctaagaattctgtgccttgcactctcaaactttctccttgcttcaaacagtggctgttctctctttttatagaagagagaagcctccactattgaagccaaaaaccaagccaacttattcttccttcaagaaacagaaccggttcggccacatagagagagaagagataaccatgcaaaacccaacatgcaattacctctagtcctttcttgatcatcactcTTCATTAAtctgagctctccatccttggcttgctctccaagatggatttctggcccttgatgcttcatgatgatgatgacttcatctgcttcaatctctgcctctaccatcacttcgccactctagctacttcctgtggtggttgagcagaatcaaagacaagccatgcctccaagaatctcctccttgctggccgaatcttcttcttcctttttgagcatgaagagctcaaGATTACCTCACTAAATCTAACTATATttggtgaaaatctcagccacagctcatttttattttagtatattttcttgCCATCTTCATGATGGTCTTGAGACGAGCTCTATCTTCTTTTCGGTGAGTAGGTGTAGCTACCATGGCTTTCATTATTTCCTGGTTAATGTCCGAAGAGAAGAAACAGACGAGGGAGAATAAACAACTTGGAAAAAGCAATTCAATGTAATAAACATATTACACAAGTAAaggttgcttttacttccctttgCTGAGAGGCGTGCATAGCTatcatagcaatcaaatcaatctTCTCTCACTTACTTATGTTCCCAATgcttaaattaaatttgaaatccatcaaAGAGAGAAATGAAATCCGTTGAAGGTGTAAGGCAAtggtaacatttgctttcctggtGAATTTTGTTTCGGATCAAGCAATGGAAtcattcatcaaaattaaaattgggcTTGGTAGTAACAACATTGATTTTGGCCCAATAATATTTTGATTCAGGCTAAGTATTGGATCACTTAGCAAAGATTTATAATTGGGCTTGTAACCACAAGCATTAAGTCTGGCCCGACACAAGAACAATAATTAAGCCAAACTTCATTGATTAATATTTGAACCAATGCTAAGCAAAAATTCACACTTGGGCTTGTAatcatttatattttattttcggcccaattaaaaacctgcacagcaaaattaatttaattaatatatcaataataattagattaataattttgctgttaataatgtttgatcatcattaatttaatttagagtttttcaaactcatcaatctcccccttgatgacaaacattattaaaattgaaatggaaagaaatttaaaaaattgagtATAAGTACTCcctttgaaaattgaatttctccccctttctaaatgtcacatggctccccattgatgtatgcttattttaccaagggaagcactaacctgtaacatttTAAACAAGCTTCAagaacaatgttatttagcatattatatgttgctaaatgcttgatttatgagcagttttaaattgataatcaaaactcatttgatatcataaactgattttCTGCTTAAACAACATAATCAATTTATTTCGAAGAAAAATTTTGctgttcaaaaatttttttttcaacaaatCAGAGCAATCATGGTTATGGTAGGAAAAATATTTTCATCAACATGATATAATCTTTCCAAACACAGCAACTTTCATCATTTCAaactaaaggaactgccaaaaataaatccAATCATCAATCATTCTATCAAGGTAATTCAAATATCTTACAAACACATATTTCACCAAGATAATCATCAAGTAATGGCAGTAATTAAAGTAGAACCGAATGCTATATTAACAAAACATCATCAAACATAATCCTAATGCATTTTCATAATGCATTATCCATCAtcaacaagggtgatcatgaactCTCAAAGagaatttcatcccctgttttccAGTTTCAATTTTGGATCAATTTCttcccccttttggcatcaaggggcatTATGTACCTGCAGCAAGAAAGCATTGGCAATACAACAAAATATTCATAAAATGCCAAATATGTCAAAGTGTCAAGGAGCAGTGAGTATCAAGTCATGCTTCTACAAAAGAAAGATTGAGCCTAATCATGCCAATATCAAATAACATAAAACAACAGTCATCAATCATCTGATAGATTAAGATCAGATTCCTCAGCGCCTTCTTTACTATCATCTCCCAGATCCTACTTAAGACTTTCTAGCATCAGACCGACCCTATCTTTGCatcttttccaagctttctcGCTGTCATAAGCTAGCTTACGGGCCTCTTTGTGAGATTGAACCATCATGTCTGCCATGTTGGAGAATTCACCCAAGATCTGTTTGATGGATTCGGCTGTTTTGGAAGATTCTGGCCTGCCCTCATAGTCACTATCGGATGCAACAGATTTGCGCCCTTTGGTTCCCTTAGTCGCTCCTCCTCCTTTGATTGAAGACACCTTGTTCTCTACAGCCTCATTCAACAGATCAACTTTAAAGTATTCAAAAATTCTAGTTAAAAACATACCATAAGGCAGGTTAGCCTTTTTGGTGCTTCTAACAGAATCCCACATATGCCTAATCATAATATAACCAAAGGATATCGGTGTAGAGGTAACCAAAGCAAATAATATGAGACAGTCAGAAAACGTTACTCGGTTGTGTGAGCCGCTTTGGGGAGTCAGAATGTGGGTGATGATTTAGTGAATCAGAGAGTTGACTAGTCCTAGAGCTTTGTGTGTTGGAGTCGTTCCATGCAAGCCAGAGAGGTTCTCGCAAATGTGCTGAAGAACCGTTTTGTATGAAATGCCGACTTGTGTATCCCATTTTTCTGCCATGTACGCTCGTGGTCCTTCATCCTTGAAGCCCAGGACCGCTCCAATGGTCTCAGAATCAAGGGCTATTTGAACCCTTTTGACATAGGAATGAAGAGAGCCGTCAATAAGTCGCATATTGGCGTAAAATTCCCGGACTAGGCCAGGATAGACTGGTTTCTGAATGAGAAGAAGTGGCTTCCAGTTGAGGAGTTCAAACAAAGAGGAGATGTTGATGCCTTTGTTAGTGAGAGTGTCGAGGTTGACAAGGTAGGTTGCACACAAATGACGTTTTTCTATAACTTCATTGTGAAACTCAAATGAGGCACAAGAGTTGAATCTGCTCGGATCATAATGAGAGTGAGTCTTGCTGTACTTGTTTTTGAATTCCAGGGATTCCAAATTTGGAGGTTCGGTGGTGCTGTTTAGTGCAAAACCCTTGGTTTTCTGTGAGCTTTTTTCCGGAAATAGTTCTCTTTGGTGATGAAGGTGGTGGTGAATGAATGGGCGAGGTATGagattcttcctcttcctcaatgCGGGGCTCCTTATTTTtcccgcttcttcttcttccagaaCTCTTCTGTGCTATTGCTTTCTTCCTCATAGCTTCGGTGTGCTTGGTTGGGGGtgagggagaagatgaagaagtagaATGTATGTGGATGTGAGTGTGGGTTTGAGGGGTTGATGGTTTTTGAGAGAGAAGGATTCTTTCACTCTTTCTTGGcgcggttttctttttcatggtgatGGAAGAATGGAATATGAAAGATTGATGAAGTAACCGAATTGAGTGAGGGAGAAGCAAGGTGAGTGACACATTAAATGTGGATTGGAGAGAGAGACTTTGGTGGAGGTAATGACCATTAGTGGACGGTTAATGACCATTATGGTGTAGTTATTACCCAAAAtgattccctttttatttttgaaatcaaaaactGAAAAGTTGTTGCCTTAAATCAAGGGATTAGATGGAGAGagggatttgatttgacaataaccactTCCAAAAAGATATGATGACACAAGGAAGAGGATTCTTATTTGCATAGAGAGACAACTAACATAACGGCAAAGTGGGGTCAAGAAAATTTGGTGGGGCCCATGAGAATTCACTTTAGACACTGTCTCCCCCTTGATCACAGCCCTTCCAACGCTTCTAattttatctcgtccaaacctacgagacaaaactgaacagaatCAACTTTTCACAAtttatcaatgaaacttaaatcaaacattcccaaactttttctcagggcacagaatctgtcttcacagaggggttttgtaaaaatatcagcaatttggtcttcagattttacaaattgaatatcaatagtacccttttgcacatgttccctaataaaatgatattttatctcaatgtgcttggttc
The DNA window shown above is from Arachis ipaensis cultivar K30076 chromosome B08, Araip1.1, whole genome shotgun sequence and carries:
- the LOC107611597 gene encoding phosphatidylinositol 4-phosphate 5-kinase 6 → MNKEQNQIVKAWEAAVRKSAGPKRRAKSIFTPMSVAHVDDDDDDLNSSHDRGFGFGFGIGTMKRGGEESGTHVEKILSNGDFYTGNCLDNLPHGQGKYLWTDGCMYVGEWQKGKTMGKGRFSWPSGATYEGDFKDGHMDGKGTYIGSSGDTYKGCWVMDLRHGNGTQSFPNGDFYDGEWRKGMQSGHGRYQWKNGNHYIGQWRHGLFSGNGTMMWSNGNRYDGCWEEGLPKGNGTFRWGDGSFYVGVWSKDPKEQSGTYYPSGSCAGNLEWDPQELYSVDLDECRLWPCEKVAIYPSHKTLNPAGLEEEEEPTFKKSDACERPRWKSVDGRLSNYSSEDGSSYSYDGSSLGSPLVDPSLPRAPNFRLKPPKRQGETIAKGHKNYELMLNLQLGIRHAVGRPAPSTSLDLKSSAFDPKEKVWTKFPSEGSKYTPPHSSCEFKWKDYCPVVFRALRKLFKVDPADYMLSLCGNDALRELSSPGKSGSFFYLTHDDRYMIKTMKKAECKVFLRMLPGYYKHVRAFENTLVTKFFGLHCVRLTGTAQKKVRFVIMGNLFCSQYPIHRRFDLKGSTFGRTTDKPESEVDPTVTLKDLDLNYLFRLRKAWFQEFCRQVDRDCDFLEQERIMDYSLLVGLHFRGISCGENVTPSSGRSSGTRTPTGSGNNFDDGALRLFGVDVDPLATDPNRWIHLGISMPARAESTMRRSSVSETPQLVGEPTGELYDIIIFFGIIDILQDYDISKKIEHAYKSFQYDPTSISAVDPRLYSRRFRDFLFRVFVEDKV